One Purpureocillium takamizusanense chromosome 1, complete sequence genomic window carries:
- a CDS encoding uncharacterized protein (COG:G~SECRETED:SignalP(1-23~SECRETED:cutsite=ALA-KA~SECRETED:prob=0.5754)~EggNog:ENOG503NY25) yields the protein MAPVISFYGTLVAAALFVGDALAKARLPPKPNDLSTPVQERIAVNGPNAVSIAWNTYKQLDKACVKYGTLSGSLKLEACTNRSITYPTSRTWSHTVTLTDLNPATVYYYKIESANSNVEQFMSPRVAGDKTPFAINAVIDLGVYGEDGFTIRGDHSKRDTIPSIQPSLNHTTIGRLAQTIDDYEFVIHPGDLGYADDWFLRPHNVLHGTDAFQAILENFYDQLAPIAGRKPYMVSPGNHEAVCNELPALNRGCPTGQKNFTDFMSRFGNGLMPTAFSSTSEDAAAKVNANKAAALAKPPFWFSFEYGMVHVVMIDTETDFADAPDAEGGEQGFKTGPFGARNQQLEFFEADLASIDRTITPWVIVAGHRPWYTTGDGGCKPCQKAFEGLMYKYGVDLGVFGHVHNSQRFYPAFNGTADKAGMNDPKAPMYIIAGGAGSIEGLSAVGKKGPLNAWAYDDAFSYATIRFLDTQNLQVDFYRSDSGKLLDSSKLFKSHKDRFVSQKP from the exons atggcccccGTCATCTCTTTCTACGGAAccctcgtggcggcggcgctgttcGTCGGCGATGCACTCGCCAAGGCCCGACTGCCGCCCAAGCCGAACGActtgtcgacgccggtgCAGGAGCGCATTGCCGTCAACGGGCCCAATG CCGTCTCCATAGCGTGGAACACATACAAGCAGCTTGACAAGGCATGCGTAAAGTACGGCACCTTGTCCGGCTCCCTAAAGCTGGAGGCCTGCACCAATCGCTCCATCACGTACCCCACGTCGCGGACGTGGTCTCACACGGTCACCCTGACGGACCTCAATCCCGCCACCGTCTACTACTACAAGATCGAGTCGGCCAACTCCAACGTCGAGCAGTTCATGAGCccgcgcgtcgccggcgacaagacgcccttcgccatcaacgccgtcatcgacctcggcgtctacggcgaggacggcttCACCATTAGGGGCGACCACTCCAAGCGCGACACCATCCCCTCCATCCAGCCCTCGCTCAATCACACCACcatcggccgcctcgcccagaCCATCGACGACTACGAGTTCGTCATCCACCCGGGCGACCTCGGCTACGCAGACGACTGGTTCCTGCGCCCCCACAACGTCTTACATGGCACGGACGCCTTCCAGGCCATCCTCGAGAACTTTTACGACCAGCTCGcccccatcgccggccgcaAGCCCTACATGGTCAGCCCCGGAAACCACGAGGCCGTCTGCAATGAGCTACCGGCCCTAAACCGGGGTTGCCCCACCGGCCAGAAGAACTTCACCGACTTCATGAGCCGCTTCGGCAATGGCCTCATGCCCACCGCCTTTTCCTCCACCTcggaagacgccgccgccaaggtcaacgccaacaaggccgccgcgctggccaaACCGCCCTTTTGGTTCTCCTTCGAGTACGGCATGGTGCACGTCGTCATGATCGACACCGAGACGGActtcgccgacgcgcccgacgcggagggcggcgagcagggctTCAAGACCGGCCCCTTTGGCGCTCGCAACCAGCAGCTGGAGTTCttcgaggccgacctcgcgTCCATCGACCGCACCATTACGCCGTGGGTCATCGTAGCCGGCCACCGGCCGTGGTACACgaccggcgacggcggctgcaagCCTTGCCAGAAGGCCTTTGAGGGCCTCATGTACAAGtacggcgtcgacctcggcgtcttcggcCACGTCCACAACTCACAGCGCTTCTACCCCGCCTTcaacggcaccgccgacaaggccggcaTGAACGACCCCAAGGCGCCCATGTACATtatcgccggcggcgcgggcagcatCGAGGGCCTGAGCGCCGTTGGCAAGAAGGGCCCGCTCAACGCCTGGGCGTACGACGACGCCTTTAGCTACGCCACCATCCGCTTCCTCGACACGCAAAACCTACAAGTAGACTTTTATAGGTCTGACTCGGGCAAGCTGCTCGATAGCTCCAAACTGTTCAAGTCCCACAAGGACCGGTTTGTATCGCAGAAGCCCTAA